The following proteins are encoded in a genomic region of Streptomyces sp. NBC_01723:
- a CDS encoding carbohydrate ABC transporter permease, whose protein sequence is MSTRTLISPAQLARPRGKVLYWMTFGGVITLFTVVFLGPMYWMVSSGFKDTQEVVRTPPTLVPESFEPDNYSQAWNVMDLAGLLGNTLYYAFGALAFQLVLDVAAAYSLSKLRPVFGKAILGMMLATLMIPATVLVVPQYLTVLDVPIFERNLLNTPWAIWLPSVTNAFNIFLLKRFFDSIPRELLDAAAMDGASPMRTLRSIVLPISRPILGVVSIFAIVGVWKDFLWPMLTLPDPARQTLNVGIYSLSNGVPVNVLIAALTMASLPTLIIFLIFQRNIMSGLTAGGLKG, encoded by the coding sequence ATGTCCACACGCACGCTCATCTCGCCGGCCCAGCTCGCCCGGCCCCGCGGCAAGGTCCTCTACTGGATGACGTTCGGCGGTGTGATCACGCTGTTCACCGTGGTGTTCCTGGGCCCCATGTACTGGATGGTCTCCAGCGGGTTCAAGGACACCCAGGAGGTCGTCCGGACCCCGCCGACGCTGGTGCCCGAGTCCTTCGAGCCGGACAACTACTCGCAGGCCTGGAACGTCATGGACCTGGCCGGCCTGCTGGGGAACACGCTGTACTACGCGTTCGGCGCGCTCGCCTTCCAGCTGGTGCTCGACGTGGCGGCGGCCTACTCGCTGTCCAAGCTCCGGCCGGTCTTCGGCAAGGCCATCCTCGGCATGATGCTGGCGACGCTGATGATCCCGGCGACCGTCCTGGTCGTGCCGCAGTACCTGACGGTGCTCGACGTGCCGATCTTCGAACGCAACCTGCTGAACACGCCGTGGGCGATCTGGCTGCCCTCGGTGACCAACGCCTTCAACATCTTCCTGCTGAAGCGGTTCTTCGACTCGATCCCCAGGGAGCTGCTCGACGCCGCCGCGATGGACGGCGCCTCCCCGATGCGCACCCTGCGGTCGATCGTCCTGCCGATCTCGCGGCCGATCCTCGGCGTGGTGTCCATCTTCGCGATCGTGGGCGTCTGGAAGGACTTCCTCTGGCCCATGCTGACCCTGCCCGACCCGGCCAGGCAGACCCTGAACGTGGGGATCTACTCGCTGTCCAACGGTGTGCCCGTCAACGTGCTGATCGCCGCGCTGACCATGGCCTCACTGCCCACGCTCATCATCTTCCTGATCTTCCAGCGCAACATCATGAGCGGACTCACCGCCGGAGGGCTCAAGGGCTGA
- a CDS encoding carbohydrate ABC transporter permease, giving the protein MSAPSLTPSKAARASHAQPPVDGPPPRGGSFGRSLKRNLTAHGFLIGAVLCFAFFSWYPMVREFLLAFQKTDQGEVSWVGLDNLRTVFNDPAFWQAWRNTLLFTVLALVLGFAVPFVVALVINELRHGKGYLRLLVYLPVMLPPVAAVLLFKYLYDPGYGLLNELLGSVGLPEQQWLQDPDLSMLSVVIASTWMNMGGAALIYLAALQGIPGELYEAAELDGAGLLRKVWHVTIPQTRLILSLMLLMQIIATMQVFVEPFLLTGGAGPEGSTTTVVYLIYQYAFNFNNYGAAAALGLLLLVLLAGFSAAYVKLNRAEDE; this is encoded by the coding sequence ATGTCGGCCCCCAGCCTGACCCCGAGCAAGGCGGCGAGAGCCAGCCACGCCCAGCCGCCGGTGGACGGCCCGCCCCCGCGCGGCGGGTCCTTCGGCAGGAGCCTGAAGCGCAACCTCACCGCGCACGGCTTCCTGATCGGAGCGGTCCTCTGCTTCGCGTTCTTCTCCTGGTACCCGATGGTCCGGGAGTTCCTCCTCGCCTTCCAGAAGACGGACCAGGGCGAGGTCTCCTGGGTCGGCCTGGACAACCTGCGAACGGTCTTCAACGACCCGGCCTTCTGGCAGGCGTGGCGCAACACGCTGCTGTTCACCGTGCTGGCCCTGGTCCTCGGCTTCGCGGTGCCGTTCGTCGTCGCGCTCGTCATCAACGAACTCAGGCACGGCAAGGGGTACCTGCGGCTGCTGGTCTACCTGCCGGTGATGCTCCCGCCGGTCGCCGCGGTCCTGCTCTTCAAGTACCTGTACGACCCCGGTTACGGGCTGCTCAACGAACTGCTCGGCTCCGTCGGGCTGCCCGAGCAGCAGTGGCTCCAGGACCCCGACCTCTCGATGCTGTCCGTGGTCATCGCGTCGACGTGGATGAACATGGGCGGCGCGGCGCTCATCTACCTCGCCGCGCTCCAGGGCATCCCGGGCGAGCTGTACGAGGCGGCGGAGCTGGACGGGGCCGGACTGCTGCGCAAGGTCTGGCACGTGACGATCCCGCAGACGCGGCTCATCCTCTCGCTGATGCTGCTGATGCAGATCATCGCCACCATGCAGGTCTTCGTGGAGCCCTTCCTGCTCACCGGCGGGGCCGGGCCGGAGGGCTCGACCACCACCGTCGTCTACCTCATCTACCAGTACGCCTTCAACTTCAACAACTACGGCGCCGCGGCGGCCCTCGGCCTGCTGCTCCTCGTACTGCTGGCCGGTTTCTCGGCGGCGTACGTGAAGCTCAACCGCGCCGAGGACGAGTAG
- a CDS encoding extracellular solute-binding protein, with the protein MRSARFRRTRRAGAITLVSALTLTALAACGTSSSDDGGGSESGNGSSDPAAPLDPKTKVTITIDCMPPTAKAAELKEWKEDVKEFNKTYPNVTIEGRSTPGQCLEPPRFTAMLKAKSQPDVFYTYFTDLPQVLDNDGAEDITAYVNDKTVPALKDIDPNVLGSLKHENKLYGLPTSNYTMGLLINRKLFEKAGLDPDNPPRTWDEVRTAAKKIAGLGDGIAGFGEYSAGNTGGWHFTAQMYSRGAQVVDESGKKAAFNNETGKQVAENLHAMRWEDESMGKTQLLKWGDLQKQIATDKLGMFLAAPDDITYMVQQLGADYANFGMGPIPGEKNTLAGGNNYMVKKGISSDKIKAAVAWLNFQNLTVGEGQFNWARKKTDKLPVGLPQPNFWLNESKTKDDAARIEHATMPVENFKAFMDDPVPGMAEPPKAQEVYKVLDNVMSGILTNKDADIDKLLSSAEKQVDQVLATQ; encoded by the coding sequence ATGAGAAGTGCTCGGTTCCGCCGTACTCGCCGTGCCGGCGCCATCACGCTCGTCTCCGCTCTCACCCTGACCGCTCTGGCCGCCTGCGGCACGAGCAGCAGTGACGACGGCGGCGGTTCCGAAAGCGGCAACGGGTCCTCCGACCCGGCTGCTCCGCTGGACCCGAAGACCAAGGTCACGATCACCATCGACTGCATGCCGCCGACGGCGAAGGCGGCCGAGCTGAAGGAGTGGAAGGAGGACGTCAAGGAGTTCAACAAGACCTACCCCAACGTCACCATCGAGGGCCGCTCCACCCCCGGCCAGTGCCTGGAGCCGCCGCGCTTCACCGCGATGCTCAAGGCCAAGTCGCAGCCCGACGTCTTCTACACCTACTTCACCGACCTGCCGCAGGTGCTGGACAACGACGGCGCCGAGGACATCACGGCGTACGTCAACGACAAGACGGTCCCCGCCCTCAAGGACATCGACCCGAACGTCCTGGGCTCGCTCAAGCACGAGAACAAGCTCTACGGCCTGCCCACGAGCAACTACACGATGGGCCTGCTGATCAACCGCAAGCTCTTCGAGAAGGCCGGTCTGGACCCGGACAACCCGCCGCGCACCTGGGACGAGGTCCGCACCGCCGCGAAGAAGATCGCCGGTCTGGGCGACGGTATCGCCGGCTTCGGCGAGTACAGCGCGGGCAACACCGGTGGCTGGCACTTCACCGCCCAGATGTACAGCCGTGGCGCCCAGGTCGTCGACGAGAGCGGCAAGAAGGCGGCGTTCAACAACGAGACGGGCAAGCAGGTCGCCGAGAACCTCCACGCCATGCGCTGGGAGGACGAGAGCATGGGCAAGACCCAGCTGCTCAAGTGGGGCGACCTCCAGAAGCAGATCGCCACCGACAAGCTCGGCATGTTCCTCGCCGCACCGGACGACATCACCTACATGGTCCAGCAACTCGGCGCCGACTACGCGAACTTCGGCATGGGGCCGATTCCGGGTGAGAAGAACACGCTGGCCGGCGGCAACAACTACATGGTCAAGAAGGGCATCTCGTCCGACAAGATCAAGGCGGCCGTCGCCTGGCTGAACTTCCAGAACCTCACCGTCGGTGAGGGTCAGTTCAACTGGGCCCGCAAGAAGACCGACAAGCTCCCGGTCGGCCTCCCGCAGCCCAACTTCTGGCTGAACGAGTCCAAGACGAAGGACGACGCGGCCCGCATCGAGCACGCCACGATGCCGGTCGAGAACTTCAAGGCCTTCATGGACGACCCGGTGCCGGGCATGGCCGAGCCGCCGAAGGCGCAGGAGGTCTACAAGGTCCTGGACAACGTGATGTCCGGCATCCTCACCAACAAGGACGCCGACATCGACAAGCTGCTCTCCAGCGCGGAGAAGCAGGTCGACCAGGTTCTGGCCACGCAGTGA
- a CDS encoding LacI family DNA-binding transcriptional regulator: MTRRLAQVAKKVGVSEATVSRVLNGKPGVSEATRRSVLSALDVLGYERPTQLRGERARLVGLVLPELQNPIFPAFAEVIGGALAQQGLTPVLCTQTKGGVSEADYVELLLQQQVSGVVFAGGGLFAQADAPHDHYRLLAERNIPVVLINASIPDLDFPCIACDDAVAVEQSWRHLASLGHERIGLVLGPSDHIPSRRKLAAAREAAGAAHAELPDEFVERAMFSLEGGQAAAARLLERGVTGIICASDPLALGAVRAARRRGLHVPHDVSVIGYDDSAFMTCTEPPLTTVRQPIEAMGRAAVDLLCAQIQGTEVPHRELLFEPELVVRGSTAQVGAR, translated from the coding sequence GTGACGCGACGACTTGCTCAGGTGGCGAAGAAGGTTGGGGTCAGCGAGGCCACGGTCAGCCGGGTACTCAACGGCAAGCCCGGGGTCTCCGAGGCGACCCGAAGGTCCGTGCTCAGCGCGTTGGACGTCCTGGGCTACGAGCGGCCCACCCAGCTGCGGGGCGAGAGAGCGAGGCTCGTGGGGCTGGTGCTGCCGGAACTCCAGAACCCGATCTTCCCGGCGTTCGCCGAGGTCATCGGCGGTGCGCTCGCCCAGCAGGGACTGACGCCGGTGCTGTGCACCCAGACCAAGGGCGGCGTCTCCGAGGCCGACTACGTGGAACTGCTGCTCCAGCAGCAGGTCTCCGGCGTCGTCTTCGCCGGCGGCGGGCTGTTCGCGCAGGCGGACGCCCCGCACGACCACTACCGGCTGCTCGCCGAGCGCAACATCCCCGTCGTGCTCATCAACGCCTCCATCCCGGATCTGGACTTCCCGTGCATCGCGTGCGACGACGCGGTGGCCGTGGAGCAGTCCTGGCGGCACCTGGCATCCCTGGGCCACGAACGCATCGGCCTGGTGCTCGGCCCGTCCGACCACATCCCGTCCCGCAGGAAGCTGGCCGCAGCGCGGGAGGCGGCCGGGGCCGCGCACGCCGAACTGCCGGACGAGTTCGTGGAACGCGCCATGTTCTCCCTGGAAGGCGGCCAGGCCGCCGCCGCCCGCCTCCTCGAACGCGGCGTCACCGGCATCATCTGCGCCAGCGACCCCCTCGCCCTCGGCGCCGTCCGCGCCGCCCGACGACGCGGACTCCACGTCCCCCACGACGTCTCCGTCATCGGCTACGACGACAGCGCCTTCATGACCTGCACCGAACCACCCCTCACCACCGTCCGCCAACCCATCGAAGCCATGGGACGCGCCGCCGTCGACCTCCTCTGCGCCCAGATCCAAGGCACCGAAGTCCCGCACAGGGAGCTGCTCTTCGAACCGGAACTCGTCGTCCGCGGCTCCACCGCGCAGGTTGGGGCCCGGTAG
- a CDS encoding discoidin domain-containing protein, protein MRIRNWRSRALCTVVATSLLALGGPLLSATAAGGPNIAVGDATAASSAHGEYNAANITDGNQGSYWQSGGGSLPQWVQTDLGTTERIDEVVLRLPAGWERRDQTLALQGSADGTSFSTLKGSATYRFDPGSGNTVTVSFPATRTRFVRVEITANTGWQAAQLSELEVHAAGESSTNLAANRTLTASSSTGAYTAGNGNDGNKATYWESADNALPQWIQADLGASRRVDRVVLRLPDGWGARSQTLKIQASENGTDFSDLTAAKAYTFDAAGGQSATVAFDATTARHVRVLVTANTGQPAAQVSELEVYGPASGDTQAPTTPSNLALTEPATGQIRLTWNASSDDTAVTGYDIYADGDLLTSVGGNATTYTDIRPGDATVTYHVRAKDAAGNVSGNSNTVTRRGDNGDTQAPTAPSNLALTEPTAGQVRLTWSASTDNKGVTGYDIYADNKLRKSVAGDVTTYTDTQPVAANVTYSVRARDAAGNVSGDSNSVLRNGTRDGSNLAVGKPISASSVIHTYVAENANDNSTSTYWEGAAGSYPNTLTVKLGANADISAVVLRLNPDTSWSKRTQNIQVLGREQAASGFTGLVAAKDYVFDPASGGNSVTVPVDGRVADVQLRFTSNTGATAGQVAEFQVIGAPAPNPDLEVTQLATSPASPVESDEITVTATVRNSGAAASPAGKVALRLGDTKVATASVGALQAGAQSTVSASLGARDAGSYELSAVADEAGEIIEQNETNNTYTRPEPLVVKPVRSSDLVAATVTTSPSSPAAGDDVTFKVALRNQGTQDSAGGGHGVTLTLVDSDGATVKTLTGAHSGVIAAGSTSPAVSLGTWKAANGSYTLKVKVADDANELPVKRENNTSTQPLFVGRGANMPYDMYEAEDGTVGGGATVTGPNRTIGDIAGEASGRKAVKLDATGEYVEFTTRAATNTLVTRFSIPDAPGGGGIDSTLNVYVDGVLKKALPLTSKYAWLYGNEASPGNSPGAGAPRHIYDEAHLMLGETVPAGSRIRLQKDAANNTDYAIDFVNLEQVAPVANPDPAAYAVPAGFTHQDVQNALDRVRMDTSGKLVGVYLPAGDYQTSSKFQVYGKAVKVVGAGPWFTKFHAPTTQDNTDVGFRAEASAKGSSFANFAYFGNYTSRIDGPGKVFDFSNVSDIVIDNIWNEHMVCLYWGANTDRITIKNSRIRNMFADGVNMTNGSTDNLVSNNDARATGDDSFALFSAIDAGGADMKNNLYENLSTTLTWRAAGLAVYGGYNNTFRNIHIADTLVYSGITISSLDFGYPMNGFGTDPTTFENISIVRAGGHFWGQQTFPGIWVFSASKVFQGIRVNNVDIVDPTYSGIMFQTNYVGGQPQFPIKDTVFTDVSITGARKSGDAFDAKSGFGLWANEMPEPGQGPAVGEVTFNGLRLEGNAVDVRNTTSTFKINRNP, encoded by the coding sequence ATGAGAATCCGGAACTGGAGATCACGTGCTCTGTGCACGGTGGTCGCGACCAGTCTCCTGGCGCTGGGCGGCCCACTGCTGTCGGCCACGGCGGCAGGCGGACCCAACATCGCCGTGGGGGACGCCACGGCGGCGAGCAGCGCGCACGGCGAGTACAACGCCGCCAACATCACCGACGGCAACCAGGGTTCGTACTGGCAGAGCGGCGGCGGCAGCCTCCCGCAGTGGGTCCAGACCGACCTCGGCACCACGGAGCGGATCGACGAGGTGGTCCTGAGACTGCCCGCCGGCTGGGAGCGCCGCGACCAGACACTCGCCCTCCAGGGCAGCGCCGACGGTACGAGCTTCAGCACCCTGAAGGGTTCCGCCACCTACCGCTTCGACCCAGGGTCGGGCAACACGGTCACCGTGAGCTTCCCCGCGACCAGGACGCGGTTCGTGCGGGTCGAGATCACGGCCAACACCGGCTGGCAGGCGGCGCAGCTCTCCGAACTGGAGGTGCACGCGGCCGGGGAATCGTCGACGAACCTCGCCGCGAACCGGACTCTGACGGCGAGCAGTTCCACGGGGGCGTACACGGCCGGCAACGGCAACGACGGCAACAAGGCCACCTACTGGGAGAGCGCCGACAACGCGCTGCCGCAGTGGATCCAGGCCGACCTCGGCGCCTCCCGCAGGGTCGACCGCGTGGTGCTGCGGCTGCCGGACGGCTGGGGTGCCCGAAGCCAGACCCTGAAGATCCAGGCGAGCGAGAACGGCACGGACTTCAGCGACCTGACCGCCGCCAAGGCGTACACCTTCGACGCGGCGGGCGGCCAGTCGGCGACGGTCGCCTTCGACGCCACGACCGCCCGCCACGTGCGCGTCCTGGTGACCGCGAACACCGGCCAGCCGGCCGCCCAGGTCTCCGAACTGGAGGTCTACGGCCCGGCGAGCGGCGACACCCAGGCCCCGACCACCCCCTCGAACCTCGCCCTCACCGAGCCGGCGACCGGCCAGATCAGGCTGACCTGGAACGCGTCCTCGGACGACACGGCCGTCACGGGGTACGACATCTACGCCGACGGCGACCTGCTGACCTCGGTCGGCGGGAACGCCACCACGTACACCGACATCCGGCCGGGCGACGCGACGGTCACCTACCACGTGCGGGCCAAGGACGCGGCCGGCAACGTGTCGGGCAACAGCAACACGGTCACCCGGCGCGGCGACAACGGCGACACGCAGGCGCCCACCGCGCCGTCGAACCTCGCCCTCACCGAACCCACCGCCGGTCAGGTGAGGCTGACCTGGAGCGCCTCCACCGACAACAAGGGCGTCACCGGGTACGACATCTACGCCGACAACAAGCTCCGCAAGAGCGTCGCGGGCGACGTCACCACCTACACCGACACACAGCCCGTCGCCGCGAACGTGACGTACTCCGTGCGGGCCAGGGACGCGGCCGGCAACGTGTCCGGCGACAGCAACTCCGTTCTCCGCAACGGCACCAGGGACGGCTCGAACCTGGCCGTCGGCAAGCCGATCAGCGCCTCGTCCGTGATCCACACGTACGTCGCCGAGAACGCCAACGACAACAGCACGTCGACCTACTGGGAGGGGGCGGCGGGCAGCTACCCGAACACACTGACCGTCAAGCTCGGCGCCAACGCCGACATCAGTGCCGTCGTGCTCAGGCTCAACCCCGACACCAGTTGGTCCAAGCGCACCCAGAACATCCAGGTGCTCGGGCGCGAGCAGGCGGCCTCCGGGTTCACCGGCCTGGTGGCCGCGAAGGACTACGTCTTCGACCCGGCGAGCGGCGGCAACAGTGTGACCGTGCCCGTCGACGGCCGGGTCGCCGACGTGCAGCTCAGGTTCACCTCCAACACGGGGGCGACGGCCGGGCAGGTCGCCGAGTTCCAGGTGATCGGCGCCCCCGCGCCCAACCCCGACCTGGAGGTGACGCAGCTGGCCACCTCGCCCGCCTCGCCCGTCGAGTCGGACGAGATCACCGTGACGGCCACCGTCCGCAACAGCGGCGCCGCGGCCAGTCCGGCCGGCAAGGTCGCCCTGAGGCTGGGCGACACCAAGGTCGCCACCGCCTCCGTAGGCGCGCTCCAGGCGGGAGCCCAGAGCACGGTCAGCGCCTCCCTCGGGGCGCGCGACGCCGGCTCGTACGAGCTGAGCGCGGTCGCCGACGAGGCCGGCGAGATCATCGAGCAGAACGAGACCAACAACACCTACACGCGTCCGGAGCCGCTGGTCGTCAAACCGGTCCGGAGTTCCGACCTGGTCGCCGCGACCGTCACCACCTCCCCTTCCAGCCCGGCCGCCGGTGACGACGTCACGTTCAAGGTCGCGCTGCGCAACCAGGGCACCCAGGACTCCGCGGGCGGCGGCCACGGGGTGACGCTCACCCTGGTGGACTCCGACGGCGCCACCGTCAAGACGCTGACCGGCGCGCACTCCGGTGTCATCGCCGCCGGTTCGACGAGTCCCGCGGTGAGCCTCGGCACCTGGAAGGCGGCCAACGGCTCGTACACGTTGAAGGTGAAGGTGGCCGACGACGCCAACGAACTGCCGGTCAAGCGGGAGAACAACACCTCCACGCAACCGCTGTTCGTCGGGCGCGGCGCCAACATGCCGTACGACATGTACGAGGCGGAGGACGGCACGGTCGGCGGCGGTGCCACCGTGACCGGACCGAACCGGACCATCGGCGACATCGCCGGGGAGGCCTCCGGCCGCAAGGCGGTCAAGCTCGACGCGACCGGTGAGTACGTCGAGTTCACCACCCGGGCCGCCACCAACACCCTGGTGACCCGCTTCTCCATCCCGGACGCGCCGGGCGGCGGCGGCATCGACTCCACACTCAACGTCTACGTCGACGGCGTCCTGAAGAAGGCGCTGCCGCTGACGTCGAAGTACGCCTGGCTCTACGGCAACGAGGCCTCGCCCGGCAACTCCCCCGGCGCGGGCGCGCCGCGTCACATCTACGACGAGGCGCACCTGATGCTGGGCGAGACCGTCCCGGCGGGCAGCAGGATCCGGTTGCAGAAGGACGCCGCGAACAACACCGACTACGCGATCGACTTCGTCAACCTGGAGCAGGTCGCCCCGGTGGCCAACCCCGACCCAGCGGCGTACGCGGTGCCGGCCGGGTTCACGCACCAGGACGTGCAGAACGCGCTCGACCGGGTCCGCATGGACACCTCCGGCAAGCTGGTCGGTGTGTACCTGCCGGCCGGGGACTACCAGACGTCGAGCAAGTTCCAGGTGTACGGCAAGGCGGTGAAGGTGGTGGGCGCCGGTCCGTGGTTCACCAAGTTCCACGCGCCCACGACACAGGACAACACCGACGTGGGCTTCCGGGCCGAGGCGAGCGCGAAGGGGTCGTCGTTCGCGAACTTCGCCTACTTCGGCAACTACACCAGCCGCATCGACGGTCCGGGCAAGGTGTTCGACTTCTCCAACGTGTCGGACATCGTGATCGACAACATCTGGAACGAGCACATGGTGTGCCTCTACTGGGGCGCCAACACCGACCGGATCACGATCAAGAACTCCCGGATCCGCAACATGTTCGCCGACGGTGTCAACATGACCAACGGCTCGACCGACAACCTGGTGTCCAACAACGACGCCCGGGCGACCGGTGACGACAGCTTCGCACTGTTCTCGGCGATCGACGCCGGCGGCGCGGACATGAAGAACAACCTGTACGAGAACCTCTCGACGACGCTGACCTGGCGTGCCGCGGGTCTCGCCGTCTACGGCGGCTACAACAACACCTTCCGCAACATCCACATCGCGGACACCCTGGTCTACTCCGGCATCACCATCAGTTCGCTGGACTTCGGCTACCCGATGAACGGTTTCGGCACCGACCCGACGACCTTCGAGAACATCTCGATCGTCCGCGCCGGCGGCCACTTCTGGGGACAGCAGACCTTCCCCGGCATCTGGGTGTTCTCCGCGTCGAAGGTGTTCCAGGGGATCCGGGTCAACAACGTCGACATCGTCGACCCGACGTACAGCGGCATCATGTTCCAGACGAACTACGTGGGAGGGCAGCCGCAGTTCCCGATCAAGGACACCGTCTTCACCGACGTGTCCATCACCGGCGCGCGCAAGAGCGGTGACGCGTTCGACGCCAAGTCCGGCTTCGGCCTCTGGGCCAACGAGATGCCCGAGCCGGGGCAGGGGCCCGCGGTCGGCGAGGTCACGTTCAACGGTCTGAGGCTGGAGGGCAACGCCGTGGACGTCCGGAACACGACGTCCACCTTCAAGATCAACCGCAATCCGTAG
- a CDS encoding LacI family DNA-binding transcriptional regulator, producing the protein MTRRLAQVAKKVGVSEATVSRVLNGKPGVSDATRQAVLSALDVLGYERPTQLRGERARLVGLVLPELQNPIFPAFAEVIGGALAQQGLTPVLCTQTKGGVSEADYVELLLQQQVSGVVFAGGLFAQADAPHDHYRLLAERNIPVVLINASIENLDFPCIACDDAVAVEQSWRHLASLGHERIGLVLGPSDHIPSRRKLAAAREAAGAAHAELPDEFVERAMFSLEGGQAAAARLLERGVTGIICASDPLALGAVRAARRRGLHVPHDVSVIGYDDSAFMTCTEPPLTTVRQPIEAMGRAAVDLLCAQIQGTEVPHGELLFEPELVVRGSTAQPSAD; encoded by the coding sequence GTGACGCGACGACTTGCTCAGGTGGCGAAGAAGGTTGGGGTCAGCGAGGCCACGGTCAGCCGGGTACTCAACGGCAAGCCCGGGGTTTCCGACGCGACCCGGCAGGCCGTGCTGAGCGCGTTGGACGTCCTGGGGTACGAGCGGCCCACCCAGCTGCGGGGCGAACGGGCCCGGCTGGTCGGGCTGGTGCTGCCCGAGCTGCAGAACCCGATCTTCCCGGCGTTCGCCGAGGTCATCGGCGGTGCGCTCGCCCAGCAGGGGCTGACGCCGGTGCTGTGCACCCAGACCAAGGGCGGCGTCTCCGAGGCCGACTACGTGGAACTGCTGCTCCAGCAGCAGGTCTCGGGTGTGGTCTTCGCGGGCGGGCTGTTCGCGCAGGCGGACGCCCCGCACGACCACTACCGGCTGCTGGCGGAGCGCAACATCCCGGTGGTGCTGATCAACGCGTCGATCGAGAACCTCGACTTCCCGTGCATCGCGTGCGACGACGCGGTGGCCGTGGAGCAGTCCTGGCGGCACCTGGCGTCGCTGGGCCACGAACGCATCGGCCTGGTGCTCGGCCCGTCCGACCACATCCCGTCCCGCAGGAAGCTGGCCGCAGCGCGGGAGGCGGCCGGGGCCGCGCACGCCGAGCTGCCGGACGAGTTCGTGGAACGCGCCATGTTCTCCCTGGAAGGCGGCCAGGCCGCCGCCGCCCGCCTCCTCGAACGCGGCGTCACCGGCATCATCTGCGCCAGCGACCCCCTCGCCCTCGGCGCCGTCCGCGCCGCCCGACGACGCGGACTCCACGTCCCCCACGACGTCTCCGTCATCGGCTACGACGACAGCGCCTTCATGACCTGCACCGAACCACCCCTCACCACCGTCCGCCAACCCATCGAAGCCATGGGACGCGCCGCCGTCGACCTCCTCTGCGCCCAGATCCAAGGCACCGAAGTCCCGCACGGCGAGCTGCTCTTCGAACCGGAACTCGTCGTCCGCGGCTCCACCGCGCAGCCGTCCGCCGACTGA
- a CDS encoding endonuclease/exonuclease/phosphatase family protein, protein MTGRAKRGWSWRRGRAGAGVAVFTALLLVFHGLVPHRPGGLGSLLESFLPWLGVLVVVLLPPALLRRSALALVALLLPVAAWTYRFGPLLLPAPESGADDLVVVQHNVSDENTDPAGTARALAGAEPDLIALQELVAPARAVYEKTLARDYPYRTVRGTVGLWSKHPLSGARPLDIRPRGITEEWERGLRAVAHTPRGEVAVYIAHLPSVRVGLTGLASSWRDESAGLLGDAVAAEQSRRVVLLGDLNGTVDDRALDPLTSELNVPERGVALSFPAAFPMARIDQVMARSATVGRIRTLSATGSDHLPVLARVTWD, encoded by the coding sequence ATGACCGGGCGGGCGAAGCGTGGGTGGAGCTGGCGGCGCGGGCGGGCAGGGGCCGGGGTGGCGGTGTTCACCGCCCTGCTGCTGGTGTTCCACGGCCTGGTTCCCCACCGGCCCGGCGGGCTGGGCAGCCTCCTGGAGTCCTTCCTGCCGTGGCTCGGCGTGCTGGTCGTGGTGCTGCTCCCGCCGGCCCTGCTGCGCCGTTCGGCTCTCGCGCTGGTCGCCCTGCTGCTGCCGGTGGCCGCCTGGACGTACCGGTTCGGCCCGCTGCTGCTGCCCGCGCCGGAGTCCGGCGCCGACGACCTCGTGGTGGTGCAGCACAACGTCAGCGACGAGAACACCGACCCGGCGGGAACGGCCCGCGCACTGGCCGGTGCGGAGCCCGACCTGATAGCGCTCCAGGAGCTGGTGGCGCCGGCCCGGGCGGTCTACGAGAAGACCCTCGCCCGGGACTACCCGTACCGGACGGTCCGGGGCACGGTCGGACTCTGGTCGAAGCATCCGCTCAGCGGGGCCCGACCGCTGGACATCAGACCGCGGGGCATCACGGAGGAGTGGGAGCGCGGGCTGCGGGCCGTTGCGCACACACCGCGCGGCGAGGTCGCCGTGTACATCGCCCATCTGCCGTCGGTCCGGGTCGGGCTCACCGGCCTCGCGTCGTCCTGGCGGGACGAGAGCGCCGGGCTGCTCGGCGACGCCGTCGCGGCCGAGCAGTCGCGCAGGGTGGTCCTGCTGGGCGACCTCAACGGCACCGTCGACGACCGGGCACTCGATCCGCTGACCAGCGAGCTGAACGTGCCCGAGCGGGGCGTCGCCCTCAGCTTCCCCGCCGCCTTCCCGATGGCCCGGATCGACCAGGTGATGGCCCGCTCCGCGACGGTCGGCCGGATCCGCACCCTGTCCGCCACCGGCAGCGATCACCTTCCGGTCCTCGCGCGGGTCACTTGGGACTGA